One segment of Chryseobacterium turcicum DNA contains the following:
- a CDS encoding T9SS type A sorting domain-containing protein, translating into MKRKLQSVFLMASLAMSFNQVKAQEYQIIPIQSGFNADVIANGVGTALSSTNNDVDGVSYAFLSRDFQLTSTSTALTYGLPINRIINTAVASTNGLSYQLAPYNGNNSLRLTSTTTSGTLTFANPTPAINLYMLATGGSGATTVDAVVNFSDTTTQTFTGISISDWYGGSNYAIQGIGRINLNNNNLESGSGTNPRLYQLPLAISTANQSKNITSVTITKTGTGGLPNIFAFSADVYNSCQSPTNITSTTTPTSATLSWVPPSSTPSSGYEYYYSTSSTAPTATTTPTGSVATGVTSALLNSLTTGQTYYFWVRSNCGSIKGFWKMKEFIPGQVSATFTSNDINTAFASNEPTVSSTSSCSGTLSLTIPSGYKIASTKVNYTMTALAGAYMSEQKSLLICTTNNTTESTISSASGSSGGTFTYERTGLNLANDLVGTVDFQLHAWRTWGDENLGCNASYNKVNNGTWTVTVTLAPLNLSTSEIKAEKKNLISPNPFSQAINIKNYEKVKQIVITDVSGRNIKSINNPSSSIHLGDLRSGLYILNMTMTDGTVENVKVIKK; encoded by the coding sequence ATGAAAAGAAAACTACAATCTGTTTTTTTGATGGCTTCACTTGCAATGTCCTTTAATCAAGTAAAAGCACAAGAATATCAAATAATACCTATACAAAGTGGATTTAATGCAGATGTGATTGCAAATGGTGTTGGAACGGCCTTAAGCTCTACCAACAACGACGTAGATGGTGTAAGTTATGCGTTTCTATCACGCGATTTTCAATTAACATCAACAAGTACAGCGCTAACGTACGGTTTACCCATCAATAGAATCATCAATACTGCTGTAGCTTCTACCAATGGATTAAGTTATCAACTGGCTCCCTACAACGGAAACAATTCTCTTCGCCTTACCAGCACCACAACTTCCGGAACACTTACTTTTGCAAATCCTACGCCCGCAATTAATTTATATATGCTTGCAACCGGAGGAAGTGGAGCAACAACTGTAGACGCTGTCGTTAATTTTTCAGATACTACAACCCAAACATTTACCGGAATAAGTATCTCTGATTGGTATGGTGGAAGTAATTACGCAATACAAGGAATAGGACGTATTAACCTCAACAACAATAATCTAGAATCAGGAAGTGGAACTAATCCCAGGTTATACCAACTTCCTTTAGCAATCAGCACAGCAAACCAATCAAAAAATATTACTAGTGTAACGATAACAAAAACGGGTACAGGAGGATTGCCAAATATTTTTGCTTTTTCGGCAGATGTATACAATTCTTGTCAATCGCCTACAAATATCACTTCTACAACCACCCCTACCAGCGCCACATTGAGTTGGGTACCTCCATCAAGTACTCCTTCGTCAGGATATGAATATTACTACTCTACTTCTTCAACGGCACCTACCGCTACGACAACACCTACAGGTTCTGTGGCAACAGGAGTAACCTCTGCTCTTTTAAACAGCTTAACAACGGGGCAAACATATTATTTCTGGGTAAGATCAAACTGTGGCTCTATAAAAGGATTCTGGAAAATGAAAGAATTTATTCCCGGACAAGTTTCTGCCACGTTTACTTCTAACGATATCAACACCGCATTTGCAAGTAACGAACCCACAGTATCGTCTACATCAAGTTGCTCAGGAACATTATCTTTAACGATTCCTAGTGGTTATAAAATTGCGTCCACAAAAGTTAATTATACAATGACTGCTCTGGCAGGTGCTTATATGTCTGAGCAAAAAAGCTTATTGATATGCACTACAAACAATACTACAGAATCTACAATATCATCTGCTTCAGGGTCTTCGGGAGGAACTTTCACCTACGAAAGAACAGGTCTAAATTTAGCCAATGATCTTGTAGGAACAGTAGATTTCCAATTGCACGCATGGAGAACTTGGGGTGATGAAAATTTAGGATGTAATGCCTCTTATAATAAAGTTAATAATGGTACTTGGACTGTAACAGTTACTTTAGCACCTCTTAATCTATCAACAAGTGAAATAAAGGCAGAAAAGAAGAATCTAATCTCACCAAATCCTTTCAGCCAAGCTATAAACATTAAAAACTATGAAAAGGTAAAACAGATTGTTATAACAGACGTTTCTGGAAGAAATATAAAATCTATAAACAATCCATCATCTTCAATTCATTTAGGTGATTTAAGATCTGGACTTTATATTTTAAATATGACAATGACAGATGGGACAGTTGAAAATGTAAAAGTCATTAAAAAATAA
- a CDS encoding OsmC family protein has translation MKITLNRLNDDFLFECTNAQGNSILLDNTSQPGAKGVSPMESVLMAVAGCSGIDVVSILKKQRQEITDFKAEVEGERIVVDDAKPFKSITVKFLLEGNIDPKKALKASELSFEKYCSVSKTLEPNVEIAYEVFVNGEKV, from the coding sequence ATGAAAATAACACTTAATAGACTCAACGACGATTTTTTATTTGAATGTACCAATGCTCAGGGAAATTCAATTTTATTAGATAATACATCTCAACCAGGCGCAAAAGGGGTGTCACCAATGGAAAGCGTTTTGATGGCAGTCGCAGGATGCAGTGGAATTGATGTAGTTTCTATTCTGAAAAAACAGAGACAGGAAATTACAGATTTCAAAGCTGAAGTAGAAGGGGAAAGAATTGTTGTGGATGATGCAAAACCATTCAAATCAATTACTGTAAAGTTTTTGTTGGAAGGAAATATCGACCCTAAAAAAGCATTGAAAGCATCAGAATTATCTTTCGAAAAATACTGTTCTGTATCAAAAACCTTAGAGCCCAATGTAGAAATTGCTTACGAAGTTTTTGTAAACGGAGAGAAAGTTTAA
- a CDS encoding DUF58 domain-containing protein — protein MKNLYINTRFFFALIGVGMLYILGFFFPFFMILGHIFLLLIFLTTFIDYLLVFRQKDTVLAQRILPEKLSNGDENAVKVDIKNNYSFKINVKVIDEIPFQFQKRDFLIRKQIESGKNTLFQYFLEPKERGEYNFGALNIYASSPIGFVSKRFIFQKDISLASYPSFIHLRKYELMALQNEFLLGGIKKIRKLGHTMEFEQIKEYVPGDDVRTINWKATSKTNRLMVNQFQDEKSQRIFMLIDKGRTMKMPFNGLSLLDYSINATMALSHIILKKGDRAGMMTFSKKAENKIPAENKSGQLRKISESLYNIKTDFFESDFNRLYQDVKYSINQRSLVLLFTNFETLDGLNRQMKYLRGIAKNHLLVVVFFKNTEIQKLIHSNPETTQGIYDEIIAEKFEFEKKLIIQELRKYGIYSVYTLPENLNVDVINKYLEIKARGIL, from the coding sequence TTGAAAAACCTATACATCAATACCCGTTTTTTTTTCGCACTCATCGGTGTAGGAATGCTTTATATTTTGGGATTTTTCTTTCCATTTTTTATGATTTTGGGTCATATATTTTTATTATTGATTTTCCTTACAACTTTTATTGATTATTTACTTGTTTTCAGACAGAAAGATACTGTTTTAGCACAGCGAATTTTACCTGAAAAATTATCAAATGGTGATGAAAATGCGGTGAAAGTTGATATTAAAAATAATTACAGTTTTAAAATCAATGTAAAGGTTATTGATGAAATTCCGTTTCAGTTTCAAAAGAGAGATTTTTTAATCAGAAAGCAAATTGAGTCCGGAAAAAATACATTATTTCAATATTTTTTAGAACCAAAAGAACGAGGAGAGTATAATTTTGGAGCCTTAAATATTTATGCTTCATCGCCAATTGGTTTCGTGTCTAAAAGATTTATATTTCAAAAAGATATTTCTTTAGCTTCATATCCGTCATTTATTCATTTAAGAAAATATGAGTTGATGGCGCTTCAGAACGAATTTTTATTAGGCGGAATCAAAAAAATCAGGAAACTTGGGCACACGATGGAATTTGAGCAGATTAAAGAATATGTTCCCGGTGATGATGTAAGAACAATCAATTGGAAAGCAACCTCAAAGACCAATCGTTTGATGGTGAATCAGTTTCAGGACGAAAAATCACAGCGTATTTTTATGCTAATTGATAAGGGAAGAACGATGAAAATGCCTTTCAACGGTTTAAGTCTTCTCGATTATTCTATCAATGCCACGATGGCGCTTTCTCATATTATTCTGAAAAAAGGAGACCGTGCCGGAATGATGACTTTTTCAAAGAAAGCCGAAAATAAAATTCCTGCCGAAAATAAATCTGGGCAACTAAGAAAAATTTCAGAATCTTTGTACAATATTAAAACTGATTTCTTTGAAAGTGATTTCAACAGGTTGTATCAAGATGTAAAATATTCGATTAATCAGAGAAGCTTGGTTTTGCTTTTTACCAATTTTGAAACTTTGGATGGACTAAACAGACAGATGAAATATCTTCGAGGAATTGCCAAAAACCATTTGCTGGTGGTAGTTTTCTTTAAAAATACTGAAATTCAAAAACTCATCCATTCCAATCCGGAAACTACGCAGGGGATTTATGATGAAATTATCGCCGAAAAATTTGAGTTTGAAAAAAAGCTCATTATTCAAGAATTAAGAAAATACGGTATTTATTCAGTTTACACTCTTCCCGAAAATCTAAATGTTGATGTAATTAATAAATATCTTGAGATAAAAGCACGAGGGATTTTGTAG
- a CDS encoding AAA family ATPase, which yields MENNEEQNLENQNSINLNKEQKTQEEFQSRIDMIELRESLNKVKTEIAKVIVGQENMVEHLLAALLSNGHVLIEGVPGVAKTITAKLLAKTIDVDFSRIQFTPDLMPSDILGTSIFSMKNSEFEFKKGPIFSSFILIDEINRSPAKTQAALFEVMEEKQITIDGKRYEMDEPFLVIATQNPIEHEGTYRLPEAQLDRFLFKINVGYPNLEQEIAIIKNQHDNRLEDKTEAVNKVITAQQLNNYQKLVKEIIVESQLIEYIAKIIINTRENQFLYLGASPRASLALLTASKAFAALRGRDFVTPEDIKEASYAVLRHRVIVSPEREMEGLTADEIIRQILEGIEIPR from the coding sequence ATGGAAAATAACGAAGAACAAAATTTAGAAAATCAAAATTCTATTAATTTAAATAAAGAACAAAAAACTCAGGAAGAATTTCAATCGAGAATCGATATGATAGAGCTTCGTGAGAGTTTAAATAAAGTAAAAACAGAAATCGCCAAAGTAATAGTAGGTCAAGAAAATATGGTTGAGCACCTTTTGGCGGCTTTGCTTTCTAACGGACATGTTTTGATTGAGGGAGTTCCCGGTGTTGCAAAAACAATTACCGCAAAATTATTGGCAAAAACAATTGATGTAGATTTCAGCAGAATACAGTTTACACCAGATTTGATGCCTTCAGATATTTTGGGAACCTCGATTTTCAGCATGAAAAATTCTGAATTTGAGTTTAAAAAAGGACCTATTTTCTCAAGCTTTATTCTGATTGATGAAATTAACCGTTCTCCTGCAAAAACTCAGGCGGCTTTGTTTGAAGTAATGGAAGAGAAGCAAATTACCATAGACGGAAAACGCTATGAAATGGATGAGCCTTTTCTTGTCATTGCGACTCAAAACCCTATCGAACATGAAGGAACTTACAGACTTCCGGAAGCTCAGCTTGACCGTTTTTTATTCAAAATTAATGTAGGATATCCCAATCTTGAACAGGAAATTGCGATTATCAAAAATCAACACGATAACAGACTCGAAGATAAAACTGAAGCCGTTAATAAAGTAATTACAGCGCAACAGCTCAATAATTACCAGAAGTTAGTGAAAGAAATCATTGTTGAATCTCAACTGATTGAATACATTGCTAAAATTATCATTAATACGAGAGAAAATCAGTTTTTATATTTAGGAGCTTCGCCAAGAGCAAGTCTGGCATTATTAACAGCCTCAAAAGCTTTTGCAGCATTGCGAGGCAGAGATTTTGTAACACCGGAAGACATTAAAGAAGCAAGTTATGCAGTTTTAAGACACCGAGTAATCGTTTCGCCTGAAAGAGAAATGGAAGGTTTAACTGCTGATGAAATTATTCGTCAGATTTTGGAAGGAATAGAGATTCCCAGGTAG
- the tnpA gene encoding IS200/IS605 family transposase, with protein sequence MANTYSQIFIQLIFAVKGRERQIREEFREHLEKYITGIIQNNHQKLLAIYANPDHIHILVGYNNLNVLIPNLVRDIKSNSSKLINEENWFIGKFHWQEGYGAFSYSKSQVDSVVKYILNQKKHHEKQSFKEEYIEFLTKFEIDYKDEYVFEFYDD encoded by the coding sequence ATGGCGAATACCTATTCTCAAATTTTTATTCAGCTAATTTTTGCCGTAAAGGGTAGAGAAAGGCAGATTCGTGAAGAGTTTCGGGAACATTTAGAAAAATATATTACAGGAATTATTCAGAATAATCATCAAAAGCTATTAGCTATTTATGCAAATCCTGATCATATTCATATTTTAGTTGGATATAATAATCTGAATGTTTTGATACCTAATCTTGTGAGAGATATTAAATCTAATTCTTCAAAACTTATTAATGAAGAAAATTGGTTTATAGGAAAATTTCATTGGCAGGAAGGGTATGGTGCATTTTCCTATTCCAAAAGTCAGGTTGATTCTGTTGTGAAATATATTTTGAATCAGAAAAAGCATCACGAGAAACAGTCTTTTAAAGAAGAATATATCGAGTTTTTAACAAAATTTGAAATTGATTATAAAGATGAATACGTTTTTGAATTTTATGATGATTAA